GAACAGCTCCTACTGCAATACCCTTGGATGGGCTAGAAATCGTCAGTATTAATTTGTTAGACAAGTTAAATCAGTAGTTAAGTGGTAAACCGATTTAAGTTGACTGATCTCTGAGTCCAGTTGTTGAGCAATATCTAAGAGAGATGGCGAAATATTGTCaggacatttgttgtagtactTAATTCGCTCCACAAAACAGACTACGACTAAAATTTTACTTTAGGAGAATTGAATACATGTTAAGGTCcttttttaattccaaatgTAGGCGATCTGTTACAACGAGTCCAATTAAGACAGACAGCGATGGAGAAGTGTAATAATATCAGCATTTCATCGGTCAACGGTATCTGCACGGAAGCCGCGTATTCCACCGAAGACTGCAACGTGAGTAAATTCATCCAGTTCgacaaattaaattatcattaatgaAATATGTCATCTAGGGGCGAGTGGGATAGAATGAAATGTTTTTAAGGATCGATATCTTGGCATTAGTAGAGTGAAATGAgcaaaaatcatttgatttcTTTGTGTGGTTTCtaagttattaaaaaatgagtgaaattcaacattttttgctGATTTTGAAGCTCTGTTTATCAGCTTTGATATGACCAAAACCCACTTGATTTCACTCTGCGGTTTCCAAGTTATTGACTACTGAAGACTTTAATTTTGTCCCACTCTCCCCTAGTTCGATTTAATCTATGACGATTATCTTAAAACGGGGGAAAACGAACAGTCTAACAGATAGAGTGACTAACCGAAAGTTAGTTCTAACTTCTCATTCGGTTTCTTCACTTGTTATTTCCTCTCTTGTCACGTCAAGGAGGAGGAATTAGCCGGAAGTCCCATGCTCTGTCTACAGTCTGATGGACGACGTTGGGCCCTTACTGGAGTGAGCAGTTGGCGAATCGCCTGTTCTAAGCCTGGCCATGAAAGACCACGACTCTATGACAATGTTTCTTCGAACATCGCCTGGATTAAATCTACgattgattgaaaataattatagtGTCTCTGCCGTCATAAATGTTCggtttgaggttatgtttgaGGTGATTTGTTGATTTCATCGGACGTTTTGCGAATTTCGGGATGTGGTTTTGTGGATCTAGAGGGGAAACCTCAAGTGTTGTCATTCAGTTGAGAAACCACTGCTGAAGAGCAGTGATAACTAAAGGTGGATCTCGGTAGCAGAGGGGCGTATGGGCATCGGGAATACGTGACTTTAGTTCCTTTTGTTACTGAAATGTTGATCTGAGTATCCTTGAAGACCGCCCAGTCGTTATGGACTCGGGGACGAATTGACTTTATTTTGgtgattaatcatttttacgGTTCAAAAGCGATACACTGGAAGCCAATCACTGCCTACAATCATAATCACATTCATGATACAAATTTATTACAATACGTGACGCTTTTTTTGAAATGCTATTGGATTTTTGGTGGAGTTTATGAGATTTTCTCCAGAAATATTGCAGAAAAAATACTGGACTTCCTTCAGcgttaaattttctaattttttcaaacatgCACTGATAACAAATTACTATCGTTACCAAAAGTCGCCAACAGAATGTTTAActgtttcaaaaataaatttattcctgAGAATAAAGATCCACAGGTGAGAGGGGACATTTGATTTGTACTGTAGTCGACAACGAAATCTAAAATTGACAAATCAAATTTGATTTCTATAGCAATGAAGTTCATTCatacgagagaaaaaatatttttataaaagcaAAAAACTCAACGTGAATATTTATAAACTAGATCTACAGCTGTAAATAATTGTGAGGATGCAGTGGACCTGATTAAAAATCACTGCCGGTTGTTAAGATATTTTAATAGTTTTATacaattattgtatttttatggAGATAAATAAAGTACAATCTCGTTATCCATTAATTGGTTTTATCAACAGTGGCCGCAGTGAAATGTAATAATGGAGGCATTGAAGCACgtaataattacaataattattttcatattttatggtCTCATTGGCCCCGCGAGGATTGTCTTTTTTTAGATTCGAATACTAACGTTGCAAGGGGAACTGCACTTTGAAATACCCAGAGTCGAGACAGTCGAGTGGGAACTACGGACGAGAGCGGAAGCATTCGCGCAAGTACAGTTCTATCGACTTAAGCATATCAACGGCTGTTGTACAAAACTCCCCCGTGAATCTCTGAAACTAGAAGATAAATCTCGCACTGAAGTCACTGAAGAAGACAGAATGGCGAAGGCAAGACacatctaattaatttttagaatttttttactggttACTATGTCAATCAACAGCGAAatagtaaaacgagataagttgagtTAAATTGACTCgagttttccataaatttttccgaatctaagagagatagcaaaatttttgttgggACATATGTTGTAGTACTCgattcgctccacaaaaattTTACTATCTTTCCTAGATTTCGAGCTATTCAGCaaaactggtcaatagtcaaaagtcacttatctcgttttaccacttcgctgctGAATTCGTGGGTTTTAAACGATTGAGTGCGAGTCGTTCGCGTATGTAAACATGATAATGACTTTCATTCAGCTGGCAATCACATGGATTTTATAcatcttcatttattttcaaggaAACAAACTCGGCCGAGTCGGGACTTTCGAAGATTGACTTGAATTCTGATGATCCGTTTGATCTCTTTATCCAGTGGCAGACCGAATCCGAGAAACGAATTATTTGTTTGTCTACTAGCTCGGCGTGAGTATATTTCAGTAACAATTTCAGGTTTTCATGAACTGGCCAGAAATTTCCTAGATTTACAGATTTTCTATATTCCTTTCTTCCAAATGAAAGCATTATAATAGCGCAAATGTAAGTTTTCCATGTTTTGGACAAGTGCGACAGGCAGAATATGAACTTTTATAATGACACCTAATGTAGAAAAAATTGGTGTGTTTTTCAGTGACAATAAACCTCACTCGAGACACGtcatgttaaaaaaatatgacaaaAGCGGATTCGTTTTTGTCACCGATAGCAGAAGCCGCAAAGCCCAAGAATTGGTATTGCATTTCAGAACATATCGAATGCAACATGTGTAATTGAGTGATTTCCGGTTATCCTTGGATTTCAGAATGAAAACGAAATGCGCGCTGCTATATGTATCTACTGGATGAACCAAGACCGTGACAAGAATTTTGTTCTGAGACAGGTACAGTATTTCACAACCATTTAATTTAGTTTTTACcatttactatgaaaaaaaatcaagaccaTTCATAAGAAAATTTGTCTAATTTTTTACGAATTTATTCTGCAGTAACAATATAACTGAAAAAActaaagaatttcaatttatacTTCGCGCCAGTTTGTTACTACTCCCACTACCACTGTCATATCCCTACTCTTTTGATCACCCGTTAAATAGCTCTTGCCTTGTTACCTCACAgtagtgaataaataaagaaatttcTCTCTTGATAAAAATCTTCATTAACTCAATTAACTAATTCCGATTGTCAAGTATTAGTAGCTCGAATCTGCGCTCAGTTAATTTTGTTACAAGACAAACAAAAACAACAGTCAGGAATTTATTATCCTGTTTTTCATGACGTCAACTccataaattgtagaaaatattttttatgtaaaaaacaATAGACATTTTCAAGGGTTGAACCAATTTTTGTCATGTGCTGCTCCAGGCACGAATCGAAGGAACGGTGGAGGTTTGCCCCAGAGACACAGTTGAAGAACTTTATAATGCGGATCCACTTTATTGCAAAATTCGAGCACATCTCTGCCATCAAGATGCTCCCGTTGATTGGGAGCAATTGAAAAAACGGCATGACGAGTTGCTCAGAGAGGGGAAAATGAACAATTCTGCTCTCCCCATGCCTGATCATTTGTAAGTGTTCGCGTTATGATAAACATATCTCCGACGACAAAATTTACTTAAAAATCTCGAGAATACCGTACAAAAatctgttggatttttttcaacgttcTCATTATCTGGCTCAATTTGTTGAACAAATCATTAGACTTTTACGGATTGTTAGATCGTAATTATTCGTCCTAATGGATCCCTTGTAACTCAATTACATTGTGGATAATTCCAGTGTCGGATACAAGTTGGTGCCTAATTGGATGGAATTCTACGCTGCAGACAATAGCAACTTTATCGCGGATCGATTTGTATTTGTTAGAGATTCCAACGGCAAATGGAGTAATCAGAGAATCGCtgcatgattatttatttattcatatagtcatttttttattactgccTATGAATTTATACGGTCTATTCTATGTGATGGAATTTGTTCGCTTTATTAATAACTAAGTAAATCCATATATCGTACTGAAGTGATATTTAAACAAatctatttaatatttaatattttttacagtgATATTTGAgtcagaaatattttatcccCCTCGGGGCATAATAGCTAGTTTTTCGCACAGCTCGATCACATATACTCCCTCAAGGAAATTGGTAGAGAAGTTATCGTAAAACCCGCTACCCGCAAAAGCTGCAGCGGTTTGAATCTCGCGGTACGACCCGATAAATTAACGTACCTGCGCAATCGTCTGGACCGTGATCACTGGCATGCGCAACCGGTCGTTGGCGATAGAACAGTGGATGATTGTCGTTCCGGCGATTGACACGTGCATGTGAAAATCATGttcactgaagaaaaaaacaattgttatTTAGTTCTCAAGGATGGCAGTGTCTTTCCTGGACGGAGTTTTGGGGCGATCGCTCCAGTTGATGGAGAAGTTGGTCAGTGTCATGCAATTATTATCTTGATATTTTGCGGAGAGCGATGGCGGGCTCAACACGTGGTCGCACTCCATTTTAGCGTCCATCCGATGAATTGAAATTCTATCAGCTACCGAGGACACTCGCCACTAATTAATGAGCTGAttgatttcaacaattttctctAATTGTTTTAAGAGATCATCAGATTTCAGTTGGGGAGGTGGCAATTGGAATAAGTCAACTTATGTCTCACTCGCGTTTTGTtagcaatatctccgaatctgtGGGAGATAACGAAATTTGGGTgataacatttgttgtagcaATTAagtcgctccacaaaaaaggttatgatgACTATTTTGCTATCTTctttagattccgagatattcatttaAAACGGGTACAACAGTCACAACCTGTCTGTTTGCCACTTCCATACTGATTGAGTCGACTTTTGAGATGTTTCATTTTCACCAAGACCTTTCTGTTGTAAATAATCAAAGCTGCTGAAGGGGttgtcataaatttttatcaagttCTTGTAAATACAGAGATTTAAAAAACCGATTTTTCGATGCAAGGACAATTTACTGGCATTTTACATTTGACAATAGCATTATAAGAACGTTGATTCTCACATAATAATGCTTTTGAACTGGTCGATCTATGGCCTTGAGTAGAAAATAAGGAAGGTGGGAATCCCAAAACTAATCCAATATTCAATGCAAATccaatataattttgaagtaattttttaagatttttctcttcaattgtCCCGCCGGTGTATTTACCTTATTGGAAAATCCTTCAGCACAACATGACCTCCTCTACGTACCAAAAAATCATATCAGTGAGCTGATAATAACGACCAAAAGATTTTCCACAATTCATTCAAACGGAGAGATAGATGACCTGCTGTTTTCATTATCTTTATTATCGGTTATTTTAATTTCCGTAGTTTTTCAAACGGGTATGGTTGGATACTCTGAGTCCCTGACGGATCCATCATATCACAGACAAATACTGGTTCTGACGTATCCACTGATTGGAAACTACGGAGTACCTGGTGACGAAAAGGACGAGCATGGACTACCTTATTGGTTTGAATCctccaagatatgggcggctGGCCTCATCGTCGGGGAAATTTGCGACACCCCGAGCCACTGGAGACAGACAAGGTCCCTCCCAGACTGGATGAAGGAGCAAAACATTCCAGGAATCCATGGGATTGACACTCGAGCCCTCACGAAGATCATCAGGGAAAAGGGGAGTATTCTGGGGAGGATCATATATGAGCCACCTTCACAGGATATAATTAGGCGGAAAATAGACGACCCCAACTGCAACAATTTGGTTGCCGCGGTGTCATCGGTAAGTAGGAGATTTATGAGTAGATCGTATGTTCCTGACTGAGAATTTGCCAGAAAATTGTCAGCATAGCACCTGAATATTGACGGCTGTATAGTCGACGAAATGttgggaaaaatttttaaaatctaaCCACGTAATCGTCTTCCAAATTATCgacgttcagtgaaaattttcgtTATAATTTTGGAGTGATAGGCCATCAGAGTATCATCCAATTTATCTGCAAAACATTTGCCAAAATTGGAGCACAAAGAATCTCGGCAAAAAATACTCACAAAATGCTCGCATTTTATCAGATACTTTGCTGCTGTTTTTCCTGTGGATTTACCTGTGAATTTACTGTGTAATAATATCCGTCCTTACGACCAACGGCTCTTAAACTTATGATTAACTTCATttaatttgcaaaattttgcTATAACGCGCCGTTGGTTCGGTTAGCGAATAGAACGCGAACACTACATAAGTTTCCGTCTTCCCCAGAGCACAAGAACGTACAACCCTGAAGGTACTCCCAAGATATGCGTGGTGGATTACGGTCTGAAATACAACCAAATCCGCTGTCTCCTAAACCGCGGGGCCTCGGTAACTGTGGTCCCCTGGAAGAATGACCTTTCTGACGTCACTTTTGACGGCCTGTTCCTGAGCAATGGTCCCGGTGATCCCCGTACATGTCAGCCATCTATCAAACATCTCCGATCGTTTCTCTCTAAGAACCCTACCACTCCCATCTTCGGCATCTGCATGGGCCACCAAATGCTCTCCTTGGCAGCCGGTTGCAAAATCTACAAGATGCCCTACGGTAACCGTGGACATAATCAGCCCGTCATCCACAACGGCACCAACCGGTGCTACATGACCTCCCAGAATCACGGTTTCGCAGTTGCTACCGATAGACTACCAAAAGGCTGGGAGGTCCTCTTCACAAACGCCAATGACGGCTCCAACGAGGGCATCCTCCACGAGACACTCCCTTATTTCTCAGTACAGTTTCATCCGGAACACACGGCAGGTCCTGAAGACCTCGAATGCCTCTTCGACGTTTTCATAGAAACGACGAAGGAATCAATGGAAAAGGGTGCAGTTGCTCCAGGCTATCTGAAAGAAGCCCtgacaaaaaaactgaaatacaTTCCGCCCGAGACAGATGGCATAACGAGGCCCAGGAAGGTCCTCATACTGGGCTCGGGGGGCCTGTCCATCGGTCAGGCGGGAGAGTTCGATTACTCGGGATCACAAGCCGTGAAAGCTTTGAAAGAAGAAAACATTCAAACTGTTTTGATCAACCCCAACATCGCCACCGTACAAACATCAAAAGGAATGTCTGACAAGATCTATTTCCTGCCGATAATTCCTCAGTACGTCGAGCAGGTGATACGCTCAGAACGTCCTGACGGGGTTCTTCTGACATTCGGTGGTCAAACAGCATTGAATTGCGGCGTTGAACTGGAGAAAGCGGGTGTctttgaaaaatatggaattaaAATTCTCGGAACTCCCAtcaaatcgattatcgatactGAGGACAGAAAAATCTTTTCCGACCAAATCAGTATGATTCAGGAGAAAGTAGCACCAAGTGTGGCTGTCTACTCTATCGAAGAAGCCCTCGAAGCGGCTGAAAAACTCGGTTACCCCGTGATGGCTAGGGCTGCCTTCTCCTTAGGAGGACTCGGCTCAGGATTTGCAAATACAAAGGAAGAGCTGAAGACTCTTGCAACACAGGCGCTGGCTCACTCCAGCCAGCTGATAATCGACAAATCCCTAAAAGGGTGGAAGGAAGTCGAGTACGAAGTCGTGAGAGATGCTTTTGACAACTGTATAACAGTCTGTAACATGGAGAACGTTGATCCTTTGGGGATCCACACTGGGGAGTCAATCGTCGTAGCTCCTAGCCAGACCCTGTCTAACCGAGAGTATAATATGCTGAGAACGGTGGCTGTTAAAGTAATCAGGCACTTCGGGATCGTAGGCGAATGCAACATTCAGTACGCCCTCAATCCACTCTCTGAAGAATACTATATCATCGAAGTGAATGCAAGGTTGTCTAGGAGTTCCGCTCTTGCCAGCAAAGCCACTGGCTATCCTCTGGCTTATGTCGCTGCGAAGTTGGCTTTGGGGATTCCACTTCCTGAAATACATAACTCGGTCACAGGAAAAACGACAGCTTGCTTCGAGCCAAGTCTTGATTACTGCGTGGTGAAGATCCCGAGATGGGATCTCAGTAAGTTTCAGCGAGTCAGCACTAAGATCGGATCATCGATGAAGAGCGTGGGAGAGGTGATGGCCATTGGAAGGACGTTTGAGGAGGCTTTCCAGAAAGCCCTGAGGATGGTCGATGAACACGTCAATGGCTTCCAACCGCATATGAGGACTCTGGACGATGAGGAACTCGAGAAGCCCACGGATAAACGTATGTTCGTAATCGCAACTTCCTTGAAGATGGGCTACTCCATCGATCGTCTTTACGAACTCACGAAGATCGACCGCTGGTTCCTTCATAAAATGCAAAACATAATCAAGTATCATCAGTTACTCCGGTCAATCGGTCCCGAGAAACTTTCCCACTCGATTCTTCTAGGAGCTAAAAAGCTCGGCTTCTCCGACAAGCAGATTGCCGTCATTACCGGGAGCGCTGAGCTGGCTGTTCGAAAGCAGCGAAAGGAGTTCAACATTCGGCCATTCGTCAAGCAGATCGACACGGTGGCCGCCGAGTGGCCGGCCACCACAAACTACCTCTATCTGACGTACAACGGATCAACTCATGACATTGACTTCCCAGGAGGTTACACCATGGTTATAGGATCAGGGGTCTACAGGATCGGAAGTTCAGTGGAATTCGACTGGTGTGCAGTCAGTTGTCTTCGGGAGCTTCGAAATCTTGGGAGGAAAACAATCATGATTAATTACAACCCTGAGACTGTCAGCACCGATTACGATATGTCTGACAGACTGTA
This genomic interval from Diachasmimorpha longicaudata isolate KC_UGA_2023 chromosome 4, iyDiaLong2, whole genome shotgun sequence contains the following:
- the LOC135161305 gene encoding pyridoxine/pyridoxamine 5'-phosphate oxidase; protein product: MEALKHIRILTLQGELHFEIPRVETVEWELRTRAEAFAQVQFYRLKHINGCCTKLPRESLKLEDKSRTEVTEEDRMAKETNSAESGLSKIDLNSDDPFDLFIQWQTESEKRIICLSTSSADNKPHSRHVMLKKYDKSGFVFVTDSRSRKAQELNENEMRAAICIYWMNQDRDKNFVLRQARIEGTVEVCPRDTVEELYNADPLYCKIRAHLCHQDAPVDWEQLKKRHDELLREGKMNNSALPMPDHFVGYKLVPNWMEFYAADNSNFIADRFVFVRDSNGKWMIFESEIFYPPRGIIASFSHSSITYTPSRKLVEKLS